In Anomaloglossus baeobatrachus isolate aAnoBae1 chromosome 2, aAnoBae1.hap1, whole genome shotgun sequence, the DNA window gcagcatgcatgtgacactgtgaggaggggggcagcatgcatgggacactgtgaggagggggcagcatgcatgggacactgtgaggagggggcagcatgcatggtacactgtgaggagggggcagcatgcatgggacattgtgaggagggggcagcatgcatgggacattgtgaggagggggcagcatgcatgggacattgtgaggagggggcagcatgcattgaacactgtgaggagggggcagcatgcatgggacattgtgaggagggggcagcatgcatgggacattgttaggagggagcagcatgcatgggacattgtgaggagtgggcagcatgcatgggacactgtgaggagggggcagcatgcatgggacattgtgaggagggggcagcatgcatgggacactgtgaggaggggcagcatgcatgggacattgtgaggagggggcagcatgcatgggacattgtgaggaggaggaagcatgcatgggacattgtgaggagggggcagcatgcatgggacattgtgaggagggggaagcatgcatgggacactgtgaggagggggcagcatgcatgggacactgtgaggagggggcagcatgcatgggacattgtgaggagggggcagcatgcatgggacattgtgaggagggggcagcatgatgtgaggtcaatgtgcagatcatatttcataattgaggaaggtgtggtgggtataatttataagggagggcagtgtgtagtttattaggggcagtgtgacagtcacagtatataagtggggacggtgtggtgggaatattttatactcatgctatgttttgatgtgcccgtggtgatccccattgggggggggggttagtgcccttcgtttctcattgatactttttaggctatgtgcgcacgttgcgcaaatacatgcagttacgctgcgctttgtagcgcagcgtaactgcatgcgtcctgcgtcccctgcacagtctatggagattgtgcaggggccgtgcacacatggcgctttagagcgcaccgcttcagctactgccgaagcgctgcgtaaaaagaagtgacatgtcacttctttcctgcgctttgccggcagctcctgctctgtctatggcaggagctgcaggcagagcgcatggaatcggcgctcactacggacattttctgcagcgattagaagcgcacatgtgctcttcagatcgctgcagaaatttctgcagtaaactgtacgcaacgtgcgcacatagccttaaagtgttttacagagtagatctgccttaaacagatgtcgtgtgcgaaaactcagttttacgttgtcaataaggggcgcgaccacttaaagtgcctagggcagcacgaaggcaaaatacagccctggacaTCAGATACAATGAAAGATGTCCTATCCTTCTCCAAAGCCATTAAACCACGAATGGCCAAAAAAACTCAAAAACTCTTCTGGGGATTCACATTTGCTGATGTTGGATGGTAGGTCATAAAGCAGAAAAAGAAAGCTGAAACACCTAATCTGAGACCTAAAAAACCCCATCACAGGTGAGTCATTGTAAATGGAACTGGGATAGGGAGCATGAAACCCCCTCTTGTGCTCTGTGAATCAGTCAGCATAGTGTAGTAAGGAAAACTCTTACAGAGTGCTGCTTACATTCTGCTGATGGCCAATAGGGCTAAACCTGGAGGTGTTTTCCCATGAGGATAATCCCATTTTATGTGTCCTATTACGATATAataattatttctaacctagtatctcttccatgtcacaaatgtgtcaataactcgataatgaatcttaaagctacgttaaaaatgagcacaccattgtttttcttgtgcaatactctatgtgtttgatgtgtcacatgacccccatcctattgaaaaaatgaaagctgaattcaaaatggtggctttgcagatggccgccatgggcgtcacctggCCTCAAAGATAGCCTCTAATGTACTAATATGccccaaacggtaaggtgatatcagcaaccacttccaatttatcagggtgtatccatacttatggcctatCCTGTATATGGGGACTACATGATACTATATCGGGGCTAaataatactatatagaggactataggggtgcattaaactgtatgcagggctatggggagtgtattataatatatagaggactatggggggcattataatacatggaggtctataagggctgcattataatatatggaggactatgggaatacactataatatatgaaggactatggggagtgtattataatatatgaaggactatggggaatagattataatatatggaggactatgggaactgcattataatatatggaggaatattggggATACATtacaatatatagaggactatggggttgcattataatatacagaggactatggggagtttattataatatatggaggagccaAATGTCAACATAATTATCCTGTACCACAAGGGTGGCGGGGTTGGGGCAGGGcagatccaaattttgcactggagcccattgaactctagttacgccactgcaagtACCATACCTGAAATGAACTCCAGGCCTcttatgtgcttaattgagaatgatATAACAAAGGAATTGCCCACACCGGCCCATGACAACCTGGGAATCAATTGTCTAATTACTTTTATGCCCTTTAAAACTGGGGGGGGCACATATAAAGGAGATGAAATTCCTAAACCCTTCATTTAATTTGAATGGGGATACCCCCAAATGAAAGttaaaagtcaggactttatgtccatgtccattatataactataacttgaatatgtttgAGTAAACAGGTAAAAGAAAACAACaattgtgtcagtgtccaagtATATATGGCCCTAACTGTAAGTAATCACATTCATTTagttttttgcttttatttctctCCTCTGTTACTCAATTCATTTGTTCAGATTCTTGATGACAATAAAGTGTAATAACTGTTCTTAAATGAGTCTTCTTGGTAGGATTGTTTTACTTGATAAAAACCTGGCATTGTAACGGAAGTATGTAGACTTTTTACATCAGTGTAGAGTCCAGTCTGTTTTGCTCACAGAAGAATATCTAATCTGAATACAAATGttgcaaaccctcagctgtgtgaagtATAAAGTCTctatggcaaataactgtaaaaaaaccaaacaactgtTCATAAACTCAGGCCTATCAGCCATGTCACTGGCCCATCTGTGATGTCACTTGACCTTTGGCTTTGGTTCCGCTGTGATGTCACTTGACCTTTGGTTTTGGTCCCTCTGTGAAGTCATGTGATCATTAGAATATGATGATGTCACAATTGCCTTTGTGATGTCACTGAATCAATGGAATGTCTCTGCAATCTAAATATCCCCCAGTTGTCTTCATCACTTAGTGGGTGAGGGTAATTTTTCTTGCGCTTAGCAAATTTTGGTTTGATATAAAATATATTACGGTAAAGCAGAAGGCCTGTTAAAGGAGCAGTTCCATACTACATCCTGGAGCGCCctagaggtggacaggaccttcctcagcccaAAATGACATCTACGGAGCTGAATAAtaggaagagaaagggagagagacttGGTAAGGTGTCAAAAAAGAGCAGAATAGAAGCATCAGAGGGTGAACAAGATGGCACCAACCAAAacattatcaaagcttcaaaaagacctggaagtcCGATACAGGAGAgtgtcatgaaaaagaaaaaaaaggaaaaacatgacaccattatcaaagcttcaaaaagacctggaagcccgatacaggagagtgtcatgaaaaagaaaaaaaaggaaaaacatggcaccattatcaaagcttcaaaaagatctggaagcccgatacaggagagtgtcatgaaaaagaaaaaaaaggaaaaacatggcaccattatcaaagcttcaaaaagatctggaagcccgatacaggaaagtatcaggaaaaagaaaaaaatggaagaagAGATGGGGGACAAAACTGTTGATAGACCCAGTGTGTCCCCCGATACTGACAATGAGCAGCTCTCAGGTGAGTACAGATCCAAGACACAGAAACCAAATATCCCCAAATTTAGTTAATGACAGGATTTTCCGCCTTTGTAAGACCCCAATCATTATGATTCTGGTGTTGTTTCTCTATGGTACCCCCTATTACTGTTCTACCCCTCTGTAGTTGGCCACATTAGCATTAGATAAGAGTATTATCTTGTTACTGCAGCAATACGGTGGGCTCCAGAAATGATATTTCTATGAAGCCCCCTACAGCCTATTGTCTGTAAGTCATGTGCCTCTGGTGTTAGGGAGAGGCCGGATGGAAAaacaaaatacacagacacacggtGTGTACATTAAAGTTTCTCTATGAGGGCCAAACCTGTTATCCCTTCTTTATTATAGTAGGAGGAGGTTTTACAAAATAGCCAATAATAATTTAACAGGACATAGAATATAAGCCAATCATTTTACATGGACGATAAGCCAATCATAATACAGATTGTTAGATTTAATGAAACCACATTGTTAATAATGAATTGCATAATTATAAAAGCATCTCATTGATTGGTAATGCTAAGAAATTTGcctataatatatttttttgtatagtCTGCTACTTTGGTTCTGCAGTGGCATATCTTCTTGTGTAGTGCTGCGGTTGTTTGCTCCAGAAGGCTTAATTAGAGCAAAGGTTATGATATATAGTAAAAAAGTAAGAATAAAGACAAATCACATAAACAGTGAAAGTTGAGATTTATATAAGAAGTCAGATAATGTAGCAAAATGGAGATTAAGTTGCATGAAATATTATATTCACATTCAGATATTGGCTTTGTCTCATCTTATTTCTCCCTTCTTCATCAGGTACAACACCAGATGAATCTCCCATCATTGTGACGGGAGtggagagcttcaccttccataaaatccTTGGAGAGGGATCATACGGTAAAGTAAGTATTAGGGATTGTGGTAACGTCTTCCTCATGTGTGTGATGTGGAGTAGTAATATGACTCTAGGAGCATCACTGCTTCACATCTTCTCATCACATCTCATGGCAGGACGAACCTTTCCTCCAGTTCTAAAGCTCTGTTTCTTCCAGGTCATGTTGGCCACACATCAGGCCTGCCAAAAACAAGTGGCAGTGAAAATGGTGAAGAAAAGGCTCCTAGTCAAGGACTCGAGAGATAATGTCCTGATAGAGCGACAGGTTctggagatgactaggaagagtccattCATTTCTCGGGCTTTTgccaccttccagtcccaggtaagTGGCTCATAATCCAACAGTTCTGAGTCATCAATGTATTAAATGAATACAGTCTATGTGCCAATTTGTGTGCAATGTTCTTCTAGCCACAGCCATAGTATTTGTTACAAGAATGTGACCTAGAAGAACATTGATTACAATCAGTGCAACCAGTGTCCCCTACCTACAATATGCCATTAACCCCTATTATCtcctctgttttatcacaggaacACGTCTTCTACGCCATGGAATATCTGAGTGGAGGAGACCTTACAGGCTTCATGACAACTAATGCCCCTTTACCCATTCCAGCCACCAGGTAAGATAGAACATCGTATATTAGATTAAGATAAGAGTTGTCAGAGATATTTGGCTTTATGTCATTATCAGTCTCTTAGTTTAGTGGATGAAATATTGGATTTTGATGGTTTTCTTTTTTTCCGCATCAGATTTTTTGCagctgagctgatctgtgggctgcagtttctccacacCAGTGGCATCATACACAGGTAAGTGTGGCACATCTTCTATGTAGACCTGGTATGAATAGTCTTATACTCTCATCCTAATGCCCTTGTGTAGACACTTCTTATCTCAGGTCACAATGGGAATCTTCAGCCCAGCTAATATAATACATTTGGTATTTTGTCATCTCTTTCCTCTACTAGAGACATAAAACCAGACAACATCTTACTGGACAACAATGGTCACTTGAAGATCGCTGATTTTGGTCTTGCCGTGATGAACATCTTTGGCAATGCAAAAACTTCAGGATGGGCCGGGACGCTTGcatacatggctcctgaggtgaggaaTCATTTACATGTCCCTGAGTCTTCTCAATAAAAGGCTGGACATCTCCATGTTTTCTGCTGTCTGGTCAATATTCTTATTGTCTTCTTTATGTCTTCACAGATTCTTCTAGAGAAGCCGTACAACAAagcagtggactggttctctgctggtgtTGTGATATATGAGATGGCTACTGGCAGATATCCCTTCGTTGAAGATGAAATTGATGAGAATATCAAGAAGGCACTGATCAATGATGATCCCGCCTTCCCAAAAGAACTGGACCCCCACGTCAAAGCCGTCATAGAGGGGGTGAGTATAATGCCACATCTCAGTAATAAAGTGGTTGAATATAATGAAAAACACAACAATAAAAATTTAAAGCAACTGGAGACTGAATAAACTTCTTCATTATATGTTCCAGCTCTTGGATAAATCACCAGAGAGTCGGCAGAAATTTGTGGACAACATAAGAGAACATCCATTCTTTATGGAGATCAACTGGACAGAAATAGAAGGCGGCAAAGCACCTCCACCATTCCACCTACCACCTGTAAGTATATGACCCAGAGAATATGGTGACAGCAGTACATCTCTATTGTGTGTCTTTTTATGAACACTAGTTCTTGTATCTTCTGTTCAcagccaccagtgatgacatcagatacaatgaaagatgtcaatttttccaaagccattaaACCACGAATGGCCAAGAAAAATCAAAAACTCTTCTGTGGATTCACATTTGCTGATGATGGATGGAAGGTCGTAAAGAAGAAATAGAAAGCTGAAACATCGGAGACCTAAAAAACCCCATCACAGGTGAGTCA includes these proteins:
- the LOC142285301 gene encoding protein kinase C delta type-like, with the protein product MTSTELNNRKRKGERLGKVSKKSRIEASEGEQDGTNQNIIKASKRPGSPIQESVMKKKKKEKHDTIIKASKRPGSPIQESVMKKKKKEKHGTIIKASKRSGSPIQESVMKKKKKEKHGTIIKASKRSGSPIQESIRKKKKMEEEMGDKTVDRPSVSPDTDNEQLSGTTPDESPIIVTGVESFTFHKILGEGSYGKVMLATHQACQKQVAVKMVKKRLLVKDSRDNVLIERQVLEMTRKSPFISRAFATFQSQEHVFYAMEYLSGGDLTGFMTTNAPLPIPATRFFAAELICGLQFLHTSGIIHRDIKPDNILLDNNGHLKIADFGLAVMNIFGNAKTSGWAGTLAYMAPEILLEKPYNKAVDWFSAGVVIYEMATGRYPFVEDEIDENIKKALINDDPAFPKELDPHVKAVIEGLLDKSPESRQKFVDNIREHPFFMEINWTEIEGGKAPPPFHLPPPPVMTSDTMKDVNFSKAIKPRMAKKNQKLFCGFTFADDGWKVVKKK